Proteins encoded in a region of the Zea mays cultivar B73 chromosome 4, Zm-B73-REFERENCE-NAM-5.0, whole genome shotgun sequence genome:
- the LOC100194175 gene encoding Strictosidine synthase 3 precursor encodes MKMAVLAGAAVVAVAAAAMVAALLSSPDALRDVAVLEIGGGEGRVELVPVDAGAAGPESLAFDPAGGGPYAGVSDGRVLRWVPGERRWEEHSASCAPELLDSCRGSQDPGREHECGRPLGLKFNPDTGELYVADAYHGLRMVAPGPGGGKASRPVAPEWWQGARAFSFANGVEVDPGTGAVYFTETSTRFQRREFLRIVVSGDTTGRLLRYDPRGGGGVEVLADGLAFPNGLAMSSDGTHLLLAETTTGRILRYWLRPTAPKAPALLEEVARLPWFPDNIRMSPRGGFWVGLHARRGKLAQYCISYPWLRRLVLALPPRHVQRASSLLSRLGRQVIALRLSEEDGRVVEMASVHGDLRRVFRSVSEVAERNGSIWIGSVMSPFLGVYKLQ; translated from the exons ATGAAGATGGCCGTGCTCGCGGGCGCGGCCGTCGttgcggtggcggcggcggcgatggTCGCCGCGCTCCTGTCCTCCCCGGACGCGCTGCGCGACGTCGCGGTGCTGGAGATTGGCGGCGGGGAAGGCCGTGTCGAGTTGGTCCCCGTGGACGCCGGCGCCGCGGGGCCCGAGAGCCTGGCGTTcgacccggccggcggcggcccgTACGCGGGCGTGTCGGACGGCCGCGTCCTCCGGTGGGTCCCCGGCGAGCGGCGCTGGGAAGAGCACTCGGCCTCCTGCGCGCCCGAACT GCTGGACAGCTGCAGGGGCTCCCAGGACCCGGGGCGCGAGCACGAGTGCGGGCGCCCGTTGGGCCTCAAGTTCAACCCCGACACGGGGGAGCTCTACGTGGCCGACGCCTACCACGGCCTGCGCATGGTCGCGCCGGGCCCGGGCGGCGGCAAGGCGTCGAGGCCGGTGGCGCCGGAGTGGTGGCAGGGCGCGCGCGCCTTCAGCTTCGCCAACGGCGTCGAGGTCGACCCGGGCACCGGCGCCGTCTACTTCACCGAGACGAGCACGAGGTTCCAGAGGCGGGAGTTCCTGCGCATCGTCGTGTCCGGCGACACGACGGGGCGGCTGCTGCGGTACGACCCGAGGGGCGGCGGTGGGGTGGAGGTGCTGGCCGACGGCCTGGCGTTCCCCAACGGCCTCGCGATGAGCAGCGACGGCACGCACCTGCTGCTGGCGGAGACCACCACGGGGAGGATCCTCCGGTACTGGCTCCGCCCGACGGCTCCCAAGGCGCCGGCgctgctggaggaggtggcgcggCTGCCGTGGTTCCCGGACAACATCAGGATGAGCCCCCGGGGCGGCTTCTGGGTGGGGCTCCACGCCAGGAGGGGCAAGCTCGCCCAGTACTGCATCTCCTACCCCTGGCTCCGGCGCCTGGTGCTGGCGCTGCCGCCGCGCCACGTCCAGCGCGCCTCGTCGCTGCTCAGCCGCCTCGGGCGGCAGGTCATCGCGCTGCGGCTGAGCGAGGAGGACGGGAGGGTGGTGGAGATGGCCAGCGTCCACGGGGATCTTCGGAGGGTGTTCAGGTCCGTCAGCGAAGTGGCGGAGAGGAACGGCAGCATCTGGATTGGCTCTGTCATGTCGCCGTTTCTCGGAGTCTACAAGTTGCAGTAG